The following nucleotide sequence is from Chryseobacterium sp. CY350.
TTCCCATTTGCAGAGTTGATTTGTCGTCAATCAGTTCGGCTACGTTTTTTCCGACAAGCATTTCGTCTTCACTCACTTTTGATCCGTAATCTACCGTTGGAAGTTCTTCCTCATGCCAAACGAGTTTGTTGATTTTACTGATGTGAATCATTCCGTCACCATGCGTTCTCGGCATTAAAGGATTCACGATTGCTACAACCAATTTTGCAGTATCTACGGCAGATCTTGCAACATCAACAGAAGTTCCTAATGTGCAAAAACCATGTTTGTCTGGCGGTGATACCGTAATTAAAGCTACATCAAGTGGTAAAATATTATTTCTGAATAAAATAGGAATTTCACTTAAAAAAATAGGAACATAATCACCATTTTCAGAATTCACAGCATCTCTCACCGGCCCGGAAACAAACAATGAATTAACGAAAAAACTCTTTTTGTATTCAGGTTTTGCAATTTCTACATTTCCCTGCTGGGTAATCGAAACCATTTCTACGTTTTCCAGTCTGTGAGATTGTCTTGCCAACTCGTCGATCAAATGATTTGGCGTACATGCACTTCCATGAAAAAACACACGGTTTCCGCTCTTGATGGTATAAATAGCTTCCTCTGCACTGATATAATTATACATATTCAAATTTTTAAAATGTGTTACCCTTTAATTTTCTATTCTAAAGATAAGTCATATTCACAAGATTTAGTCTGAATCTATATGGTTTTTTTTGTAATTTTTGTCATGTTTTGTCAGGTCGTAAAATAAGAAGGATTCAACGTTTCCATTGAATCCTTTTAATTTATATTATTGAAAAACTACTCCTGCAAACGGTCTTTCAAGTCATGATCTTCATTTTCCAGCCAAGAAGTTTTGTACGAAGGATCTTCCACTTTCATTGCTTCTTCTGTGATCTGCAACGGACGGAACGGGTCAACCATAACCGCATATTCTTCAGTGAATTTTTTGCCGATACTTCTTTCCATCGCTCCCGGATGAGGTCCGTGAACAATTCCTCCAGGATGTAAAGTGAAATCCATCAAATCAATATGATTTCTACTCATAAAATCTCCTTCTGTGTAAAATAAAACTTCGTCAGAATCAATATTTGAGTGATTATAAGGTGCAGGAATTGCCATCGGATGATAGTCGTACATTCTTGCGCAGAACGAACAAACTACAAAATTATGCGCTTCAAAAGTCTGGTGAACCGGTGGTGGTTGGTGAATTCTACCTGTAATGGGTTCAAAATTTTTAATATTAAATTTATAAGGATAAAAATAACCGTCCCAACCTACAACATCAAAAGGATGTGTCGCATAGATGAAATCTGTAATCTGATTTTCTTTTTTTACTTTAATTAAAAATTCCCCTTTTTCATCTTTCGGTTCTTTAAAAGTAGGAGCTATGATGTCTCTTTCGCAAAACGGCGAATGTTCCAAAAGTTGCCCAAACTCGTTTCTATATCTTTTCGGAGTGTAAATCGGCGAATGACTTTCCACCACAAAAAATACAGTATCATCAGAATTTACCTCGACCTGATAAATTGTTCCTCTCGGAATAATAAGGTAATCACCAAAAGAAAATTCCAGATCGCCAACGAAAGTTTTTAAGATTCCGCTTCCGTTATGAACGTATAAAAGTTCGTCACATTCGGCATTTTTGTAGAAATAATCCATCGATTTCCTTGGCTTCGACAATCCCATTTTCAGGTCATTGTTTACCATCAGAAATTTTCGGCTGTCCATAAAATCGTCTTCAGGAGTGACATTCATTCCTTTAAACATTCGTGGAGTCACGTTTTTACTCACCGCAATTTTCGGAGAAACGTCTTTCGGTTCACCAATCGATTTGATCTGTGTTGGGCGATGAACGTGATAGAGCAAAGATGAAATTCCGTGAAAACCTTCCGTTCCGAAAAGCTGCTCGTAGTAGAATTTATCTTCTGGAGATTTGAAAATCGTATGCCTTTTTGGTGGGATATTTCCCGATTGATGGTATCTCATTTTACTTTTATATCTGGAATCTCAAATTTAATATTTTTTAATGAATTGAAATTTAAAAACAATATTTTATTTAAGTTTTGCTGTTCTAAAAATAATTGTTAGTTTTGACTAACAATTTAAATTTCATGAGGCGAATATTATTTTCTGTAGTTTTTCTGTCATCTTACTGTTTCTCTCAGGAGACGGATAGTTTAGATTTAAATCAAACAGAAAAGATAGATTCTGTTAAGATTCCGTCAAAAAATGAAATCAAAACAAAAAGTATTGATGATGTGGTGATTACCGGAACGATAAAGCCGATGAGCAGATCGAAAAGTCCGGTTGCAGTTGAAATTTACAGCCAGAAATTTTTTCAGAAGAACCCGACTCCGAATGTTTTTGAAGCGATTGCAATGGTGAACGGAGTAAAACCTCAACTGAATTGTTCGGTTTGTAACACGGGAGATATTCATATCAATGGTTTGGAAGGACCTTACACGATGATTTTGATAGACGGAATGCCAATTGTAAGTTCGCTCTCAACAGTTTATGGTTTAAGTGGAATTCCGAATAGTTTAATTGACAGAATTGAGGTCGTAAAAGGCCCCGCTTCTTCTCTTTACGGTTCTGAAGCGATGGGCGGAGTAATTAATATTATCACCAAAAATGCTTTGACAGCTCCAAAAATAAGCGTAGATCTCATGACAACAAGCTGGGCTGAAAATAATTTTGATCTTTCCACAAAATTCACTTTCGGGAAAAATATTGCTTCCATTTTAAGTTTGAATTATTTTAATTTTAACAAAAAAATCGATCAGAATAATGATAATTTCACGGATGCTGCACTTCAAAACAGAATTTCCGTTTTCAATAAATGGAACTTCCAAAGAAGAGAAAACCGATTGGCAAGTTTTGCTTTAAGATATCTTTATGAAGACCGTTTTGGCGGCGAAATGCAGTGGAATAAATCGTATCGAGGAAGTAATGAAGTTTATGGGGAAAGTATTTATACGAATAGAATAGAAGCTTTTGGGGTTTATCAATGGCCAATAAAAGAAAGTGTAATTACTCAGTTTTCTTATAATTTTCACGATCAAAATTCATTTTATGGAAGCAATCCTTTTACAGCAACTCAAAAAGTAGCTTTTGCGCAAACTTATTGGGATAAAAAACTGGGAGATCACGATTTGATTTTGGGAGCAACTTTCAAAAAAACATTTTATGATGACAATACTCCCGGAACTTTGTCAGCTGACGGATTCACAAACAATCCGATGAAATCACCCATTTTCGGAGCTTTTATTCAGGATCAATGGGAGATTAATGAAAAACATACTTTGCTTTTAGGTTACAGATTTGATTATGATAAAATTCATCATTCTGTACATTCACCAAGATTTGCATGGAAGTTTTCTCCAAATCCTTATCACACTTTAAGATTAAATTTCGGGACGGGTTTCCGTGTTGTCAATTTATTTACAGAAGATCATGCCGCTTTGACGGGTTCGCGCGAAGTGGTTATTCAATCAGATTTAAAACCTGAAAGATCTGTCAACGGGAATTTAAATTATATGTGGAAAATTCCGGTTGGTGATAGAATGATCAATTTCGATGCTTCTGCATTTTACACGTATTTCAGCAATAAAATTGTGGGAGATTTTGATTCTGAACCTGATAAAATTATTTATGATAATCTGCAAGGTTACGGTGTTTCACGAGGTTTATCTTTGAATCTTGATTACAGTTTCAGTTTTCCTTTTAGCATTAATCTAGGAATAACCTATTTAGATGTTTATCAAAAATTTGATGGCGAAAACGAAAAAGTTCAGCAGCTTCACGCCCCGAAATGGAGCGGAACATATAGTTTAACGTATAAATTTCCTAGTAATTTGACGATAGATTTTACCGGACAATTTTACGGACCGATGCGACTTCCTGTTTTACCAAATGATTACCGACCGGAATATTCGCCGTTTAATTCTTTGGCAAATGTTCAGGTTTCTAAGAGTTTCGAATCAGGATTTGAAGTATATTGCGGTATTAAAAATTTATTCAATTTCACTCCAAATGATCCTTTGATGCGACCTTTTGATCCGTTTGATAAAAACGTGAATGATCCAATTAATAATCCCAATCATTATACTTTTGATACGACTTATGGTTACGCTCCGATGCAAAGAATCAGAGGTTTTTTAGGAGTGAAATATAATTTGAGATGAAATTTGATTTATTTTAAAAATTAAGATGTTTTAGTTTTTAAGTTTTTTGAAAATTTAGATAAATCTAAATTAAACATAGTGCTAAATAATATCTTTAGATATTTACTTAAAAAACATTTTAAACTTACTGAACTTAATGTTTTGAATTACAATTTTTAGGGTATTTATACATTTAAACAGAATAAAAAGTGATGAGGTCTTTTTTATTTTTAATAGTATTGAATTCAGGATTTTGCCTTTCGCAGATGAAAACAATTACATTTTCAGATTTGGAAAAATTGCAGAAAGAAAGTCCAAAACCGATGATCATTCATCTTTACACCGATTGGTGCTCGGTTTGTAAAATCGAATCTTTTCAAATTAAAAAAGATAAAAATTTAATAAAAATGATCAATGAAAATTTTCATATGATCAATTTTGAAGCAGAAAAAACGAAACATACAATCAATTTCCAGGGAAAAGAATTTAAATATTTACCCAACGGAAATTCCGGAATTCACGAGTTGGCTTTGTCCTTATCTAAAAATAAAAAACAACCAGTTTATCCTTTATGGATTTTTATAGATAAGAATCAGAATTTGGTATATTATCATGAAGGGGAATTTAAACCTGAAAAAATGAAAGAGAAATTAAGGGAAATTTCTACTTTATAGTCAAAGGAAAAATTTATTTCAACAAAACAGCAATAATCCCTAAAATCGCAGGTAAAGCCTGTACGAAAAATATTTTCTTGGTTGCTGAAATGGCACCGTAAATTCCCGCAATCGCCACACAAATCAGGAAAAATAAAGCTACATTGGTTTGCCATTTCGGATCTTCAATGAAGAAAGACCATATCAATCCTGCAGCTAAAAATCCGTTATACAATCCTTGATTTGCTGCCAAACCTTTTGTGGGTTTAAACATTTCTGCAGGTAAAGCAGCTTTGAAAACTTCTTTTCCTTTGGTTTCCCACGCAAACATTTCCATCCAGAGAATGTAGAGATGTTCTACTGCGACCAAAGCGATCAGAATTTTTGCAACAATTTCCATGATTTATATTTTTAATCATGTAAAACTAAAGAAATAAAGTTAAGTTTGGATATACAATTATTAAAATGGAAACATTCAAAACACATTTAGATAAATTTATTAAGATCAATGACGAAGAATTTTCTTCGGTATTTTCTTTTTTTCAGGTTTTAAAAGTAGATAAAAAGCAGAATCTGATGTTGGAAGGGGAAATCTGTAAATCAATGTATTTTGTTCTGAATGGTTGTCTTAGAAAGTTTTTTATCAACGAAAAAGGAGTAGAGCAGACTACAGAGTTTGCCATAGAAAATTGGTGGATTACTGATACTTATGCGTATGAAAGGCAAACGAAAACGGATTTTAATATTCAGTCGGTTGAGAAATCGACTATTCTTGCCATCGATTTGCAAAATCAGGAAGAATTGCTGAAAAAACATCCTGTGATGGAACGATATTTCAGAATAATTTACCAAAGATCGTATGCTGCTTCCGAAAGAAGAATCCGTTTTTTATATGAGATGACCCGAGAAGAATTGTATGTGCATTTCAGCACGCAATACCCGTGGTTTATCCAGAGGATTCCGCAATATCTGATTGCTTCTTTTTTAGGTTTTACGCCGGAATATCTAAGCGAAATCAGAGCGAAATTACGATCTTAAACCAGTTTAAGATTTTTGCGATTTTTTAACAAGACATTTGTACAATAAATTTTAAAACAATAAAAAATGAGTACACGTATCAAAATTTTAAGCGCAAATTCTGAGTCTTACAAAGCAATGATGAATCTGGAAATGACTTTGCAAACAACGTCATTAAGCAATATTCAGAAAGAACTGATAAAAACCCGTGCGTCCCAAATCAATGGCTGTGCTTTCTGCCTGGATATGCATACGAAAGATGCATTGAAATATGGTGAAACAGCTCAGAGACTCTTTCTTCTCAATGCCTGGAGAGAAACAGATCTTTTTACCGAAGAAGAAAAAGTGATCTTAGCTATGACTGAAGAAATTACATTAATCAATCAAAAAGGACTGACTGACGAAACCTACGAAAAAGCGACACAGTATTTTGACGATGAGCAGATCAGAAGTATCATCATGGCAGTTATCACTATTAATATGTGGAACCGAATTGCAATCAGCACGCATTTGCAGGTTCCTAAGAATTAGAATTTTACATAATAAAAATAGCTTTTCTGATGTTGAAAAGCTATTTTTTTGATTTATTGCTGGCAACTTAACTGCAAAACATTGGCGTTCAAAGGTTGCTCTATTTTTCTTTCTAATTTTTTGTCGCTGACGGTGATATAGATTTCAATAGAACCTGTGCCAACGTGCATTGATAAAATGTGTCCACCAAAAGCTTTGAATTTGTCGTCTGTTGCAACACCGTGAATATGGATCGATGCACCTTTTTCATTCCAGGCGATTGATCCTGTGAGGCTTCCCATTTCTACTTTTTTAAAAGTTTTAGGATTAAATTTTTTTGCATTAAAATCATAAAATCCGAAAGTAACATCTGCTGCAAAACCAATTCCTGTAAAGCTTGCTGAAGGTATATTTTCCGTTTTCGCAAGATTTTCTATTCTTGAAATTACATCATCACCTTCACGAAGAACCATCAGAAATCCGGTAGGAGTTTTTGTATATCTGCAGATTTCTTTTTCCTGAGCCGAAAGGTTGATCACAAGAAAAAGTGTAAATAATAAAGCTGAAATTGATTTCATAATCATAATTTAATTTTCAATATGAAAAATCTACACCAAATGAGCTTTTACAAAAACTTAAATAATTTCAGTCAAATAAATCTGAGGTTTTTCCTGCAGTTTTTCATCAATTAAGTCTCCGAAAGCTTTAATGTAAGGCTGTTCATTATGTTTTTTTAGCCCTTCGTCACTTTTCCAGATTTCGTAGAAAACAAAATGATTTTTATTTTCGATTCCCTGATGAAGTGTATACAATTCGTTGGATTCCTCTTTACGAGTCTCTTTTACCATATTCCGGAGAACTTCTAAAACTTCGGTTCTGTGCTCTTCTTTTGTTTTGATGATTGCCGTAAGATATATTTTCATGAGACTAATTGTGGATTTAATTCTTTTTCGAATACGTTTTTCAAATGCTCTCTGTAAATGCTCATATCACGTTCGATATTCGCGTTTTTTTCAACGTCATGAAAATGGAAACTATCCAGTTTTTCCAGAGAAACGAAAGCATTCATTCTGTGAAAACCGAAAAGCGGTCCGTCATCAACACTTTTCTCGTTGAAAAATTCGCCTGGAAGCGTAAAAGCAGTTTCGGGTGCATTCCAGCTTGTAGTAAGCATGTATTTTCTGCCGCCAAGCATTCCGCCGGTTCCGTAGTTGATTTTTGGGTTGTCTGAAGTTCTTCCGTCATTCATATAAATTCCTTTTGCATG
It contains:
- a CDS encoding putative quinol monooxygenase, with protein sequence MKIYLTAIIKTKEEHRTEVLEVLRNMVKETRKEESNELYTLHQGIENKNHFVFYEIWKSDEGLKKHNEQPYIKAFGDLIDEKLQEKPQIYLTEII
- a CDS encoding NAD(P)H-dependent oxidoreductase; this encodes MKKVLIINGGQNFGHSGGKYNQTIAENTLEVLQSFENIEIKISNISEGYDKNEEVQKFVWADFIIYHTPIWWFQLPNDFKKYIDEVFTAGHAKGIYMNDGRTSDNPKINYGTGGMLGGRKYMLTTSWNAPETAFTLPGEFFNEKSVDDGPLFGFHRMNAFVSLEKLDSFHFHDVEKNANIERDMSIYREHLKNVFEKELNPQLVS
- a CDS encoding Crp/Fnr family transcriptional regulator translates to METFKTHLDKFIKINDEEFSSVFSFFQVLKVDKKQNLMLEGEICKSMYFVLNGCLRKFFINEKGVEQTTEFAIENWWITDTYAYERQTKTDFNIQSVEKSTILAIDLQNQEELLKKHPVMERYFRIIYQRSYAASERRIRFLYEMTREELYVHFSTQYPWFIQRIPQYLIASFLGFTPEYLSEIRAKLRS
- a CDS encoding thioredoxin family protein, coding for MKTITFSDLEKLQKESPKPMIIHLYTDWCSVCKIESFQIKKDKNLIKMINENFHMINFEAEKTKHTINFQGKEFKYLPNGNSGIHELALSLSKNKKQPVYPLWIFIDKNQNLVYYHEGEFKPEKMKEKLREISTL
- a CDS encoding DUF1304 domain-containing protein, which encodes MEIVAKILIALVAVEHLYILWMEMFAWETKGKEVFKAALPAEMFKPTKGLAANQGLYNGFLAAGLIWSFFIEDPKWQTNVALFFLICVAIAGIYGAISATKKIFFVQALPAILGIIAVLLK
- a CDS encoding homogentisate 1,2-dioxygenase encodes the protein MRYHQSGNIPPKRHTIFKSPEDKFYYEQLFGTEGFHGISSLLYHVHRPTQIKSIGEPKDVSPKIAVSKNVTPRMFKGMNVTPEDDFMDSRKFLMVNNDLKMGLSKPRKSMDYFYKNAECDELLYVHNGSGILKTFVGDLEFSFGDYLIIPRGTIYQVEVNSDDTVFFVVESHSPIYTPKRYRNEFGQLLEHSPFCERDIIAPTFKEPKDEKGEFLIKVKKENQITDFIYATHPFDVVGWDGYFYPYKFNIKNFEPITGRIHQPPPVHQTFEAHNFVVCSFCARMYDYHPMAIPAPYNHSNIDSDEVLFYTEGDFMSRNHIDLMDFTLHPGGIVHGPHPGAMERSIGKKFTEEYAVMVDPFRPLQITEEAMKVEDPSYKTSWLENEDHDLKDRLQE
- a CDS encoding PPC domain-containing DNA-binding protein translates to MKSISALLFTLFLVINLSAQEKEICRYTKTPTGFLMVLREGDDVISRIENLAKTENIPSASFTGIGFAADVTFGFYDFNAKKFNPKTFKKVEMGSLTGSIAWNEKGASIHIHGVATDDKFKAFGGHILSMHVGTGSIEIYITVSDKKLERKIEQPLNANVLQLSCQQ
- a CDS encoding TonB-dependent receptor plug domain-containing protein; its protein translation is MRRILFSVVFLSSYCFSQETDSLDLNQTEKIDSVKIPSKNEIKTKSIDDVVITGTIKPMSRSKSPVAVEIYSQKFFQKNPTPNVFEAIAMVNGVKPQLNCSVCNTGDIHINGLEGPYTMILIDGMPIVSSLSTVYGLSGIPNSLIDRIEVVKGPASSLYGSEAMGGVINIITKNALTAPKISVDLMTTSWAENNFDLSTKFTFGKNIASILSLNYFNFNKKIDQNNDNFTDAALQNRISVFNKWNFQRRENRLASFALRYLYEDRFGGEMQWNKSYRGSNEVYGESIYTNRIEAFGVYQWPIKESVITQFSYNFHDQNSFYGSNPFTATQKVAFAQTYWDKKLGDHDLILGATFKKTFYDDNTPGTLSADGFTNNPMKSPIFGAFIQDQWEINEKHTLLLGYRFDYDKIHHSVHSPRFAWKFSPNPYHTLRLNFGTGFRVVNLFTEDHAALTGSREVVIQSDLKPERSVNGNLNYMWKIPVGDRMINFDASAFYTYFSNKIVGDFDSEPDKIIYDNLQGYGVSRGLSLNLDYSFSFPFSINLGITYLDVYQKFDGENEKVQQLHAPKWSGTYSLTYKFPSNLTIDFTGQFYGPMRLPVLPNDYRPEYSPFNSLANVQVSKSFESGFEVYCGIKNLFNFTPNDPLMRPFDPFDKNVNDPINNPNHYTFDTTYGYAPMQRIRGFLGVKYNLR
- a CDS encoding carboxymuconolactone decarboxylase family protein — encoded protein: MSTRIKILSANSESYKAMMNLEMTLQTTSLSNIQKELIKTRASQINGCAFCLDMHTKDALKYGETAQRLFLLNAWRETDLFTEEEKVILAMTEEITLINQKGLTDETYEKATQYFDDEQIRSIIMAVITINMWNRIAISTHLQVPKN